The Apus apus isolate bApuApu2 chromosome 21, bApuApu2.pri.cur, whole genome shotgun sequence genome has a segment encoding these proteins:
- the RSRP1 gene encoding arginine/serine-rich protein 1, producing the protein MGVTHEAGLSPQASPLEQDPCGGSPTGWSRGAQMSHGNQHRGCPAAPSGTETGYCRATKTEPASESNSMEKTVVKKTDDMTGFMDDLTLSSPKKREASLRSRRSCDRSSTRSSSRSSCSSESSSSSSSSASSRSWSRSRSRSRSWARRNGSQRHRRYSRSYSRSRSRSRGYGRYRGRYHVRHYRRYHRSPPRYRSRSRSWSRGRSYYRRSYSRSRSRSRGRRYYGFGRTIYPEAYRSWRSRSRTRSRSRSPLHLSEKEKRELLEIAKANAAKALGTDNIVLPASLKILTPSKEIKNEKQENEDAGESAEQTRSLAEDMTKGGVERVAMQRSISFSPNNTMAKPVLQKTVSHVVKEPAVSPAREEDRKGSPYGQWVPVKKEKKTFLNFSPKSAPFRAR; encoded by the exons ATGGGGGTGACTCACGAAGCGGGGCTGTCTCCTCAGGCGTCGCCCCTGGAGCAGGATCCGTGCGGGGGGAGCCCGACTGGCTGGAGCCg agGCGCCCAAATGTCTCACGGGAACCAGCACCGGGGGTGTCCGGCGGCTCCCAGCG GAACAGAGACTGGTTATTGTAGAGCAACAAAGACAGAACCAGCTTCTGAAAGTAACAGCATGGAGAAAACAGTGGTGAAGAAAACTGATGACATGACAGGCTTCATGGATGACTTAACCCTCAGCTCACCGAAGAAGAGAGAAGCTTCTTTGAGATCCAGGAGAAGTTGTGATAGGTCATCAACAAGGTCATCCAGCAGATCCTCTTGCAGCTCAGAGTCCAGTTCAAGCAGTTCCTCCTCGGCTtcctccaggagctggagccGGTCCAGGTCCAGATCAAGGTCATGGGCCAGAAGAAACGGTTCCCAGAGGCACAGGAGATATTCTCGTTCGTACTCCAGAAGCCGCTCCAGGTCCCGTGGCTACGGGAGGTACCGAGGGAGGTACCATGTCAGGCACTACCGGAGGTACCACCGCTCCCCTCCGAGGTACAGGTCACGCAGCAGGTCGTGGTCTCGTGGAAGATCTTACTACAGAAGGTCCTATTCGAGAAGCAGATCCCGTTCCAGAGGCCGGAGATACTATGGGTTTGGGAGAACCATCTATCCTGAGGCTtacaggagctggaggagcaggtcCCGAACAAGATCCCGGAGTAGGTCACCTCTCCATTTGAGTGAAAAAG agaaGAGGGAGCTTCTGGAAATTGCAAAAGCTAATGCTGCAAAAGCTCTGGGGACAGATAACATAGTCTTGCCAGCAAGCTTGAAGATCCTTACTCCTTCCAAagagataaaaaatgaaaaacaagagaaTGAAGATGCTGGAGAGTCAGCTGAG CAAACCAGAAGCCTGGCAGAAGACATGACCAAGGGTGGAGTGGAACGAGTAGCCATGCAGAGAAGCATTTCTTTCAGTCCTAAT aataCAATGGCAAAACCAGTCCTACAGAAAACAGTGAGCCATGTTGTTAAAGAACCAGCAGTTTCTCCTGCAAGAGAAGAGGACAGAAAGGGAAGTCCCTATGGGCAGTGGGTTCCTGtcaagaaggagaagaaaacatttttaaacttctcACCTAAAAGTGCCCCGTTCAGGGCACGctag
- the SYF2 gene encoding pre-mRNA-splicing factor SYF2 produces MAAAVSALGGLGDPDGGGSSGSEDEARPGAAAAAQKREERLRKFRELHMMRNEARKLNHQEVVEEDKRLKLPPNWEAKKARLEWELKVEEKKKECAARGEDYERVKLLEISAEEADRWERKKKRKNPDLGFSDYAAAQLRQYQRLTRQIKPDLEEYEKLKEQYGEALYPTSDSLLHGTHVPSKEGIDRMVADLEKQIEKREKYSRRRPYNDDADIDYINERNAKFNKKAERFYGKYTAEIKQNLERGTAV; encoded by the exons ATGGCGGCGGCGGTGTCGGCCCTGGGCGGTTTGGGGGATCCCGATGGCGGG GGCTCGTCGGGCTCGGAGGACGAGGCGAGgccgggcgcggcggcggcggcgcagAAGCGGGAGGAGCGGCTGCGCAAGTTCCGCGAGCTCCATATGATGCGG AACGAGGCTCGGAAGCTGAATCACCAAGAAGTGGTGGAAGAAGATAAAAGACTGAAATTGCCACCAAACTGGGAAGCCAAAAAAGCTCGGCTGGAGTGGGAGCTGAAggtggaggagaaaaagaag GAATGTGCAGCCAGAGGAGAAGACTACGAGCGGGTTAAGCTGCTGGAGATCAGCGCTGAGGAGGCCGAtagatgggaaaggaaaaagaagaggaaaaatccaGACCTAGGGTTTTCAG ATTACGCGGCCGCGCAGCTGCGCCAGTACCAGAGGTTGACCCGGCAGATCAAACCCGACCTGGAGGAGTATGAGAAGCTTAAGGAGCAGTA TGGTGAGGCCCTTTATCCCACGTCTGACAGTCTTCTCCATGGAACTCACGTGCCCTCTAAGGAAGGAATTGACAGAATGGTGGCAGATCTTGAGAAGCA GATCGAGAAGCGCGAGAAGTACAGCCGCAGGCGCCCGTACAACGACGACGCCGACATCGACTACATCAACGAGCGCAACGCCAAGTTCAACAAGAAGGCAGAGAGGTTCTATGGGAAGTACACAGCCGAGATCAAGCAGAACCTGGAGAGAGGCACAGCTGTCTGA
- the LOC127393059 gene encoding RH-like protein isoform X1 yields the protein MASTYRSFRTSVPWLILFLEAVFMVLFFFLEFDASPLIPYPAFQDVSHMMVFGFGFFLTFLKRYGFSSTGFNLLIIAVGVQCSILVEALLHFLSGGSSWFEDGLKRITQAAVSMTSVVISTGVVLGRANPLQLILMTVVEIIFFHISRWINTSYLEVPDSNSLMHVHLFGAYFGLAVSSRFSEPSPRAEKSSSTPKSDLFSMLGTLFLWVFWPSFNSVLFSDYRQTAIYNTYFALAVSAVTAFVLSVLTTKDGKFRMTDIHSAALAGGVAVGYAMGSIRHPWIAMILGLLASVTAILGSSCLQRCLNPALKIYDASGVHFTFGLPAVLGGLAHLLLLGIEEWTYLPSLGSLVLTHLGAICQTISVALVTGFITGLILNLRPFKTTPVSKYFEDQFYWEFPHLAVGF from the exons ATGGCTTCTACCTACCGCAGCTTCCGAACCAGCGTCCCATGGCTCATCCTTTTCCTGGAAGCTGTTTTCATGgtcctcttcttcttcttagAGTTTGATGCATCACCACTCATTCCCTACCCAG CTTTTCAAGATGTCAGCCACATGATGGTGTTTGGATTTGGCTTTTTCCTGACGTTTCTGAAAAGATACGGGTTTAGCAGCACTGGATTCAACCTCCTGATCATTGCAGTTGGTGTCCAATGCTCCATTCTGGTAGAAGCTTTATTACATTTCCTTAGTGGAGGGTCAAGCTGGTTTGAAGATGGTCTGAAAAG AATAACACAGGCTGCTGTGAGTATGACTTCTGTGGTCATCTCCACTGGAGTTGTTCTTGGAAGGGCTAATCCTCTGCAGTTGATTCTGATGACAGTTGTGGAGATCATATTTTTCCATATCAGCAGATGGATCAACACATCATACCTGGAG GTTCCAGATTCTAACAGCCTGATGCATGTTCACCTGTTTGGAGCCTACTTTGGTCTGGCAGTCTCCTCACGCTTCTCTGAGCCATCCCCAAGGGCTGAGAAGAGTTCAAGTACCCCCAAGTCAGATTTATTCTCCATGTTGG GTACTCTCTTTCTCTGGGTGTTCTGGCCAAGCTTCAATTCTGTGCTCTTTAGTGACTACAGGCAGACAGCAATCTACAACACCTACTTTGCCCTTGCAGTGAGTGCTGTGACTGCCTTCGTGTTGTCTGTTCTGACCACAAAGGATGGAAAGTTCAGAATG ACTGATATCCACAGTGCAGCCCTCGCAGGGGGCGTCGCTGTTGGTTACGCGATGGGCAGCATCCGGCATCCTTGGATTGCCATGATTTTGGGTCTGCTGGCCAGTGTGACAGCCATATTAGGATCTTCCTGCTTACAG agATGCTTGAATCCTGCTCTCAAGATCTATGATGCCTCTGGAGTTCATTTCACTTTTGGCTTGCCTGCTGTGCTTGGGGGTCTTGCCCACCTCCTTCTCTTAGGAATAGAAGAATGGACTTATTTACCAAG cttgGGTTCTTTGGTCTTGACTCACCTTGGTGCCATCTGCCAGACCATCAGTGTTGCCTTGGTAACAGGTTTTATAACAG GTTTAATATTAAATCTCAGACCATTTAAGACCACCCCTGTATCAAAGTACTTTGAAGACCAGTTTTACTGGGAG TTTCCCCATTTGGCTGTTGGATTTTGA
- the LOC127393059 gene encoding RH-like protein isoform X3, translating to MASTYRSFRTSVPWLILFLEAVFMVLFFFLEFDASPLIPYPAFQDVSHMMVFGFGFFLTFLKRYGFSSTGFNLLIIAVGVQCSILVEALLHFLSGGSSWFEDGLKRITQAAVSMTSVVISTGVVLGRANPLQLILMTVVEIIFFHISRWINTSYLEVPDSNSLMHVHLFGAYFGLAVSSRFSEPSPRAEKSSSTPKSDLFSMLGTLFLWVFWPSFNSVLFSDYRQTAIYNTYFALAVSAVTAFVLSVLTTKDGKFRMTDIHSAALAGGVAVGYAMGSIRHPWIAMILGLLASVTAILGSSCLQMLESCSQDL from the exons ATGGCTTCTACCTACCGCAGCTTCCGAACCAGCGTCCCATGGCTCATCCTTTTCCTGGAAGCTGTTTTCATGgtcctcttcttcttcttagAGTTTGATGCATCACCACTCATTCCCTACCCAG CTTTTCAAGATGTCAGCCACATGATGGTGTTTGGATTTGGCTTTTTCCTGACGTTTCTGAAAAGATACGGGTTTAGCAGCACTGGATTCAACCTCCTGATCATTGCAGTTGGTGTCCAATGCTCCATTCTGGTAGAAGCTTTATTACATTTCCTTAGTGGAGGGTCAAGCTGGTTTGAAGATGGTCTGAAAAG AATAACACAGGCTGCTGTGAGTATGACTTCTGTGGTCATCTCCACTGGAGTTGTTCTTGGAAGGGCTAATCCTCTGCAGTTGATTCTGATGACAGTTGTGGAGATCATATTTTTCCATATCAGCAGATGGATCAACACATCATACCTGGAG GTTCCAGATTCTAACAGCCTGATGCATGTTCACCTGTTTGGAGCCTACTTTGGTCTGGCAGTCTCCTCACGCTTCTCTGAGCCATCCCCAAGGGCTGAGAAGAGTTCAAGTACCCCCAAGTCAGATTTATTCTCCATGTTGG GTACTCTCTTTCTCTGGGTGTTCTGGCCAAGCTTCAATTCTGTGCTCTTTAGTGACTACAGGCAGACAGCAATCTACAACACCTACTTTGCCCTTGCAGTGAGTGCTGTGACTGCCTTCGTGTTGTCTGTTCTGACCACAAAGGATGGAAAGTTCAGAATG ACTGATATCCACAGTGCAGCCCTCGCAGGGGGCGTCGCTGTTGGTTACGCGATGGGCAGCATCCGGCATCCTTGGATTGCCATGATTTTGGGTCTGCTGGCCAGTGTGACAGCCATATTAGGATCTTCCTGCTTACAG ATGCTTGAATCCTGCTCTCAAGATCTATGA
- the TMEM50A gene encoding transmembrane protein 50A isoform X1 yields MSGFLESLRCSECVDWGEKRNTIASVAAGVLFFTGWWIIIDAAVKYPKMEDFNHSYHACGVIATIAFLMINAVSNGQVRGDSYSEGCLGQTGARIWLFIGFMMAFGSLIASMWILFGGYVVKEKPIVYPGIAVFFQNAFIFFGGLVFKFGRTEDLWQ; encoded by the exons ATGTCGGGTTTTCTGGAGAGTTTGAGGTGCTCGGAGTGTGTTGACTGGGGGGAGAAACGGAACACGATTGCTTCTGTTGCTGCAGGAGTGCTG tttttcaCAGGTTGGTGGATAATCATAGATGCAGCTGTAAAATACCCTAAAATGGAAGACTTCAACCATTCCTACCATGCTTGTGGGGTTATAGCCACGATTGCATTCCTAAT GATCAACGCGGTGTCCAACGGACAAGTGCGGGGTGACAGCTACAGCGAGGGCTGCCTGGGACAAACAG GGGCTCGGATCTGGCTCTTCATTGGGTTCATGATGGCCTTTGGGTCTCTCATTGCTTCCATGTGGATCCTCTTTGGAGGCTACGTTGTGAAAG aaAAACCAATAGTATATCCAGgaattgctgtttttttccagaatgcaTTCATCTTTTTTGG AGGACTGGTCTTCAAATTTGGTCGCACAGAAGATCTGTGGCAGTGA
- the LOC127393059 gene encoding RH-like protein isoform X2 has protein sequence MVLFFFLEFDASPLIPYPAFQDVSHMMVFGFGFFLTFLKRYGFSSTGFNLLIIAVGVQCSILVEALLHFLSGGSSWFEDGLKRITQAAVSMTSVVISTGVVLGRANPLQLILMTVVEIIFFHISRWINTSYLEVPDSNSLMHVHLFGAYFGLAVSSRFSEPSPRAEKSSSTPKSDLFSMLGTLFLWVFWPSFNSVLFSDYRQTAIYNTYFALAVSAVTAFVLSVLTTKDGKFRMTDIHSAALAGGVAVGYAMGSIRHPWIAMILGLLASVTAILGSSCLQRCLNPALKIYDASGVHFTFGLPAVLGGLAHLLLLGIEEWTYLPSLGSLVLTHLGAICQTISVALVTGFITGLILNLRPFKTTPVSKYFEDQFYWEFPHLAVGF, from the exons ATGgtcctcttcttcttcttagAGTTTGATGCATCACCACTCATTCCCTACCCAG CTTTTCAAGATGTCAGCCACATGATGGTGTTTGGATTTGGCTTTTTCCTGACGTTTCTGAAAAGATACGGGTTTAGCAGCACTGGATTCAACCTCCTGATCATTGCAGTTGGTGTCCAATGCTCCATTCTGGTAGAAGCTTTATTACATTTCCTTAGTGGAGGGTCAAGCTGGTTTGAAGATGGTCTGAAAAG AATAACACAGGCTGCTGTGAGTATGACTTCTGTGGTCATCTCCACTGGAGTTGTTCTTGGAAGGGCTAATCCTCTGCAGTTGATTCTGATGACAGTTGTGGAGATCATATTTTTCCATATCAGCAGATGGATCAACACATCATACCTGGAG GTTCCAGATTCTAACAGCCTGATGCATGTTCACCTGTTTGGAGCCTACTTTGGTCTGGCAGTCTCCTCACGCTTCTCTGAGCCATCCCCAAGGGCTGAGAAGAGTTCAAGTACCCCCAAGTCAGATTTATTCTCCATGTTGG GTACTCTCTTTCTCTGGGTGTTCTGGCCAAGCTTCAATTCTGTGCTCTTTAGTGACTACAGGCAGACAGCAATCTACAACACCTACTTTGCCCTTGCAGTGAGTGCTGTGACTGCCTTCGTGTTGTCTGTTCTGACCACAAAGGATGGAAAGTTCAGAATG ACTGATATCCACAGTGCAGCCCTCGCAGGGGGCGTCGCTGTTGGTTACGCGATGGGCAGCATCCGGCATCCTTGGATTGCCATGATTTTGGGTCTGCTGGCCAGTGTGACAGCCATATTAGGATCTTCCTGCTTACAG agATGCTTGAATCCTGCTCTCAAGATCTATGATGCCTCTGGAGTTCATTTCACTTTTGGCTTGCCTGCTGTGCTTGGGGGTCTTGCCCACCTCCTTCTCTTAGGAATAGAAGAATGGACTTATTTACCAAG cttgGGTTCTTTGGTCTTGACTCACCTTGGTGCCATCTGCCAGACCATCAGTGTTGCCTTGGTAACAGGTTTTATAACAG GTTTAATATTAAATCTCAGACCATTTAAGACCACCCCTGTATCAAAGTACTTTGAAGACCAGTTTTACTGGGAG TTTCCCCATTTGGCTGTTGGATTTTGA
- the TMEM50A gene encoding transmembrane protein 50A isoform X2: MFSFSYAFQFFTGWWIIIDAAVKYPKMEDFNHSYHACGVIATIAFLMINAVSNGQVRGDSYSEGCLGQTGARIWLFIGFMMAFGSLIASMWILFGGYVVKEKPIVYPGIAVFFQNAFIFFGGLVFKFGRTEDLWQ; encoded by the exons ATGTTCAGCTTCTCGTATGCTTTTCAG tttttcaCAGGTTGGTGGATAATCATAGATGCAGCTGTAAAATACCCTAAAATGGAAGACTTCAACCATTCCTACCATGCTTGTGGGGTTATAGCCACGATTGCATTCCTAAT GATCAACGCGGTGTCCAACGGACAAGTGCGGGGTGACAGCTACAGCGAGGGCTGCCTGGGACAAACAG GGGCTCGGATCTGGCTCTTCATTGGGTTCATGATGGCCTTTGGGTCTCTCATTGCTTCCATGTGGATCCTCTTTGGAGGCTACGTTGTGAAAG aaAAACCAATAGTATATCCAGgaattgctgtttttttccagaatgcaTTCATCTTTTTTGG AGGACTGGTCTTCAAATTTGGTCGCACAGAAGATCTGTGGCAGTGA